ccaggaaacagctgatcacagcagtcagtccatcacttcatccgcggacattaagatgagcaactggacagccgctgagatccaggagatgctagcgtctccttggtctctgtagctgtttggttgtgccgtccttaccttggagcaaatgtgccgccttttctatctaaaaagggcaaATGATTCATTTAAGAATTACAGACAGCTAGCTAGCCACACCCAGTGGATGTAAATGATCATATAGTAGGCGATAGACGCCACACATAAAATAATGGCCGATTTGTCAAATCACAAAAGAGTAAATCTAATCTGTGGGGCTGCACAACCCTCTCATCCTGGGAAAAATATGATTTGCTATCTGACTCATTGAGACAGCTGTGTCTATTAAAAGATCCTTGCCAACTGATTAAAGGAAATTATCCTCCCGAATGGATCGCAATCAGTTGAGATTTATACGCAATCGCCACTACACAGATAACAAACGACTTCTGATAAATATAATGTGGTCAATTAGAGAGGATGCTGCTTCCACTGCATTCATTAGATGCTGAGAAGAACTTCAACAACTACTGAACATTGAACAACTACAATTATCAGTTGGAATAATGTCACATGACTTTACCTGACAAAGGACAGCTTCTCCACCATCCCGTCCATGGGTTACTCTGACTATTACCATATCCCTCTGATGAGGGACATCACCTTTCAGCTCCCCCCAGAGTTCCACTTCCCCTCCTCCTTGAGTATCCCTGATGTAGACCTTCCCACTTGCCAACAAGTTCAGTTCCAGCTCTGTGCTGTCCTCCCTGGTAAAGCTCAGCCTGCTGACCTGCCCACATCGCCTCTCCCTGACTTCCAAACAAAGGCCTGCAGGGCACAGAGTAGAGGCTAACCCTAGTACTCTGCCACCCTGGCTTAGGTAGGTGAGAAAGCGGGTCTGAAGCTGGGGGCTCAGggtttcctcctctgccagAACAAGGAGCCTGGTATTGTCCAGCCAAGGATCGGTCAAGGTCTGCTGTGGTAAAAGGGGATAAATAATGTTGTCCTCCATGTTTATGCACTCTGATAAAAGCTGACGAACTGCCTGAAAACGCTCTTGGCATCCACCCGTgtaaaccaaaacatttggcgGTTTGCTATTATACCCAAATGTGCCGCTTTGACCCAAAAACCCTTTGTCATCATGTTCAACTTCATTCAGAGTCTCATCCCCACTATCCAGTCCTACGGAGTTATCATCAGGAAGATCAGGAATGTTTTCAGCTGAGGCATATCTGACAGAGAGGATGGTGCTGTTTTCCAGCTCCAAACATTCATGGCAGCTGGACAGATGGAGGTGGTGTCCATGACCCTCCATGTGGTGATGATTCCCCAAAGAATGGACCTCAGCGCCACAAACAGCTCCAAGATCCTGTGTGTTGCAGAGCGGCTCTGACCCTCGTCGCTCCTCTAATCTCCTCTTTGCTTCCGGTGTGAGGAAAAGGCTGCCTTTACGATACTGTTGGTGCTGGTGGTCAGCAGACAGGTTACAAAGCAAAGGTTCAGCGACACCCTCCTCAGTCTCGGTGCCAGAGAGACATACAGACGTCTCAGTCTTTGGTGTTTGTGGACACTGCTTCTTCAACAGCTCACTGAGAGTGGATTCTTTGAGAAGGACAGCTATGGGCATACACAAAAATACATTGTGCCAAATGTCAATGCAATCTGTTTTCTTAAACTTTAAATACAAGTATACACGTTTATCAACAATGCCTTATTAAACTatagataataaaaaataaggCATGACAATACAGTGAtagaaaatacagaaacaaaatgtttgattttgctCCTATTTTTAGAGTTAAAGTAGATAATCTTAGACTTAAAATCTGTGTTTGCGAGTACTTCTTCTTTGCCATGATAATCTATACACCTGATAGGTGTGGCATATGGAGACGCTGAATAAAGAGCATTATTGATGAACAGGTGTGCCTTGGGGAACCACTCAGTTTTATTATATAACATAATGCCACAGAGCCACCAGAGCTAACGCCTGTGAACTGAAAGTTCATTTCACTGCCATAAGCAGTCTCCAATGTGGTTTCCAAGAATTTGAGGTGGGGTTTCTGATGAAGACAACCATTTGCCTCACGCAGTGCAATACATCTCTATTGCATAGAGCTGATCACTCTAGTCCACTATTTCTCAATGGATGTGCCAAGTTCCTGGAATATTTTTACATTCTACTCTGTGAAATGAGGATTTATTCCAACAAAACCACAGGTGATTGATTGATGAAAGACAAACTAAtactgttttggtgagtttgaATGAGGTGTGTATTACAATGAGTTTACAAGGTAATTAAGCTCATCTTAGTTCGGTAAATGAGAGAAATTTGAATTCAGACACTAgacgtttttagacagggcaccaagccgccaatttgcccgtcctctTGGCGGCTCAGTccgtggttttagacagaggcagGGAAATtaggggtctgttttggtccactgattttccgcctcggagggtacaatTATTtctgcctcgcctgctatctaaaaacgaggcggcaatgtgccggcctctgtgtgaggtgggcggagatgtcaatgacctgcacagTGCAGGTTATTGTTAGGtagaatttttttcagtttaagaAAAGTAGGTGTAAAAATATtgcctttcttgacatttacgtagtttattttgttaactTTATGTAGTGAACTGGTTGCTTTTACATCTCCCAGATGAAACTATGTGGGGGTTATCAGACTATTGCCTCTCGTGATACAAAGTGGTATTCGGAGACAGGACAGGCCATGAATATGAAAATACaatcaaatataaaaaaggGTAAACAGGAAATGTTTATGCAACCTACGGACTATCTTTGAAGGCAGAAGTCCATTGTCCAGGTGAAGCCGATCTTCAATAAAAGCCACCCCAAGCTGACTGAAGTTATCTACACTGGCCTGAGCCACTGCCCTGAATGGCTGACTGGGGCTACAGGCCAGAGGAAGACAGTAGTCAGACCACTTCAGCACcttcagagagagagtgagcgagagtgagagtgagagaaagagcgagagagagagagagacagagtgagagagagcgagagacagagcgagagagagcgagagagagagagagatgacttAACTCTGCTCCTAATCAGGGCTGTCAAGCCATTAACAAAAATAATCGAATTAATTCCAAGCATTAAAatatttcaatacaaatgtattttagtAGATGAgtgaatcaatgaataaatggacattctaAACTTTAAAAAGAGGTGATATTTTAAGCCTGTAGCTCTCTGATGGTTACAAGATTCGTTATTCACAAACCAGTGCTCCTGTCAACAGTTCCATCTGGGTGTGTTTCGAAGCCCCACTCCATGTCATTTGGTATTTTTAAATTTGGTCAAAGACAGTCaccatttgcatattttttatAATTGGCTAACATTAATGTAACATGTAAAAACATCTACTCATACGGGTGTTCTTGGAACTTCAGTGTTAAGGATTGTGATGTCTTTTAACTTTGGAAATACCCGCTGCTTTATCCTCCTGATGCAGCTCTGTCAGCTCACCAGAGCTTCTCCCCTGTCTCTGCcttgtgtctgtgcatgtttgtgaCACCGTGCCTTCAGCATTGACTGGCTATAACTcatgcagggttctccccagactgTGGAATAACGGCGCTGCGCTgctatactgctagctcagcgccgctatactcattttcaaattaagGGTGTATATTTCCTACTTTCCCTGATGATTTTGCTCAAATCCCGATGATTTTGCTCAAATCtatagggccctatgatttccgcaatcacggaatcgcggacgAATTCGcagaattggccgattaaaacggaatctatctgcggaatttgacataatttcactgaaatgctgttttcgtgtggaagaggatgCATGTCTGGGTAAAAACTGCATGGGAGGAAGCAAaactgggtggcacaacaagccccctccacagactgaactcccccgtcaaaacaatgtaagcgtGGCGAAGCGGCTTCCCACAGCTCtgtcttcgtcggcgaaaaaactgagaaacttgacattacACAACAGTTAGTTCCGACCACGTAATTTGATTGGACAAGAGGCATTCCATGAGTGCTGATATAGAGTACAACCGCACTGGGACTTTTTACAGACATATCACTCCGCTGCGCAGGCGTTCCAATTACCGTTAATAAACGTTAGATCAGTTGCCAACTTGTGTTTGATTGCGGCAAACTTTGCACCGCAAAGATGGACATATTTCCACgaattacatttgatttaaattacGAATGGTCAGACTCAGAGGAGGacgaagggaaggagagaggccaggataCATCAGCGCAAACCAGGTGTGTTGATATGACATCAGCCGACCTCGACAAAttagagaagagcaaaaatgaaGCCAACACTGTAAAGCAGACAACCTGGGCTCTGAACTGCCTCCAGACTTGGCTGAATCTGAAAAATATCCAGGTCAACTTTCAGTCAGTTAGTCAGAGCGAGCTGAACACAGTGTTGAGGCAGGATCGATCCGAACAACTAAAGGAGAGCTGTACAGCATCAGCAGCTACCTGGGACTTCGGGCTCGATTAAACCGTTACATTAACGAACCTCCGGTGAGCCGTTCATGGAACTTAATGCAGGACCCGGAGTTTATACCAGCTAACAATGTCTTCAAAGGAGTCGTCAAAGAGATAAGAAGGGCAGGGAAGGACAGAACAACACACCACCCCCCGATCTCACCTGAAGACCTGTGGTCGTGAGGTTGTACTGTATAACAGCACTGGTGTGATTCGGTCGTAGAATCACACCAGTGCTGTTATACAGCACAACCTCACTCCCTCTCGTGTGATATTGCTTaattaacccctcagtacagagccgagcagttcccgaacgacttgtatgtgtcaggtgaactgttgttttgcaaagaagcagacctgagaaatcataattaaatgggtaatgcgtgagagttagccatctgtccgattcatattgtCGGCATATGATAatagagtgactgttaactgctgctaacagtagctactgttagctagctagccccgttagccacaaccctcttagctgactctgcctgggctgggagctcagaggacagggggagggttagtgttttcactgctagttGGTTAGAATGCTAAGTTGACATAACCTTAcgagtataatttctcattttgttggtcatctttgctaatttttaaaattatttacaacttaaattttcagaacaattttttttcaatgaaacccaaatgaaacccatgaaaacacaaaatatactactgtatgaagacaagtcaaaatatttttgatgcactttaatgtactgtacggtaaagtattgaggaaatgtgtttgtcacctcagtACATTTagggtaatttctatttaatttgtgtacattttagtcatttacgttaaaaacacactgtttttgggAGTATAATAAGAGATTCCCaaaaatttaaatggaaaaaatggaATTTGACCAACCCCCGGATTTCGGCGTCGCTGACGGTGAAATTTGAAAACAGCACCACTATAcaaaaaatttctggggagaaccatGTCATGTGACATGCAACCAATCAGAACACAGAAGAGCATACAGACAGATGCAGAAGATGTAGCAGAgcaaaagcagcacatttttaacTCAATTAATTCTTCTGGGCAattgaatgaaaaatgaaaaatgaaaaatgaaaaaggagcTTATTCTCCTAGTGAAGTACTTGTATAAAGTTTGTATAAAGTGCATTTAGaccttcatttttttcacattttgttgtgttgGAGCCTTaagttaaaatatttttttcccctcatcagTCTATACTCAATAAACAATGATTACAAAGCGGAAACAGAATTTCAGAAATTTTAGCAAATGtcgtaaaaaagaaaaactaaaatatcaCACTGACACTGAAGTATTCAGACCCTTTGCTATGACACTTGAAATTTAGCTTAGGTGTCTCCCATTTCTCTTGATCATCTTCAGAATGTCCACCTGTGGTAAACTCAATTGATTAGACAGGATTTAGATAGGCgcacacacatctctgtataAGGTCTCACAGCTGACAATGTATATTACAGCAAAAGCCAAGCCATGGGGTCTGAGGAACTGCCTCCTGCCGAGGTACAGAGCTGGGGAAGCCTCCCCGAAGTGAAAGATGCAAAAAAGCACCTTACGAACACTCAGACTTTGAGAAACAAGATTCCCTGGTCTGATGTACAAGGATTGAACTGTTTAGGCCTCCACCAATGATGAAGCATGGTGGTGTTGGCATCATGCTTTTGGAGGGTTTTTCAGAGGCAGGGACTGGGCCACCGGTCAGAGTTGAGAGAAGGCTGAACGGAGCAAAGTACAGAGATATCCCTAATGAAAACCTGATCCAGAGTGTCAGGACCTCAGACTGGGCAGTTTTTCCTTTGTCTGCTTTGTCATTGTTGTGTAATAGGCGTAGACtgatgaggggaaaaaatatCTTTAACGAGTTTAGCATTAGGCTGCAACATaaccaaatgtgaaaaaagtgaaTGGGTAACAAGTAGTAacagaattaaaattaaaacaaaagcaggCAAATAAATAGTTAGATAACTCATTGACCAAAGTGAATAGCTATGTTTTAAGCCCTGATTTAAATGAGCTGAGAGTTTTGGCAGACCTAAGGTATTCAGGGAGCTCATTCCACAGGCATAGAAACTAAATGTGTATTGAACAGTGCACAGTGAACATGCACTCTCACACAGGCCACATGCAGGGCTGATGAAAAAagggacaaataaacaaattaaactaaTTTGATGTATATACCAATGATCCTGTCTGCTATCTAGATACGGCTTAAAACCAGCAGGGAAAAACTGTTGGACTGTATTCTTTTGCTGTGCTCCAGTGAGACTCACCTTGGCAAGGGTGTATGTAACAGGTGCAGCCCAGAAATTTTTCAATTTTGAAGCAGTATCTGTTAATACCCAACTCTGTTGTGTTATTCTTTAATGTATAAAATTACACACAGTCAAGTTCCCCCTCCTTTTTCTGTTACACGTGTAGTCTCAGTTCACAGTCTTATGATTGAGAGTTAAAGGTCTTATTTGAAGGGTAAAGGTAGTTATCATGATAAATctttctgaaaatgtattttggctAAATAGAATAATTATTGTCTACTAAGTGCAGGTGTGTTCACGTCTTCAGAAGACAGTCTGtaggcgcgcaggtggtcgagtggttagatcGCATGCCATAAAcacagccgaccccggttcgattccggctggaggtcctttgctgaatgtcacatccccctctctctcccatatttcctatctgtctactgcttaataaaggtttttaaaaaacctttaaaaaaaaaaaaaagacgacagTCTGTAGTTGAAACACCACATCAGTCCTGTCCATGTGAAAAGAAACTAGTTTATCTTTTTATGTGTGCTTTTCTCTTCATTAGGTTACATCACTGAGTGTGACTAATTAAATGCCCATTAATTAGGTTCAGTGTTGTCAGCGAGCCAAAATATATCTGGTAAAAGCCAGTTTTGCTAAAATTAGAAAAATCGACCAATGTGTGGTGCCTACTTTCTTATTCGCTGTGTGAGGAGAATGGCAGCCCAATCTTTGTCCTGTAGCTTCAATGATGAATGAAATATTCTCTAGTCGTGGACCACACACCAGAGAGGACTCCAACAGCACAGTCCAATTGCTGAGGTCATCACATGCCTAGGGACAGCACAGATAGAGCAGAAAGTAACTCCAAACACTGCAAGCTTGTTACACATTGATTAGCAGTAACAGACAGGGTCATGGCCTAAATCTGATATCAACCTTTATAGCTTTGTGTTTTGGGGCTTGGCATGCAAACCTGGTTCTTTCACAGTGCCAACAACACTGGACtaattccttttcttttttatttcattttgtaaacCCCAATTAACAAAGTGTACTTGAACGTGGTACTGCCACCGATTTCAAAAATCGAGCTGATTCATATTCACCAAGTCCCGTCATTATTTGATTTCCGATTTGATCCGATTCAATATAAATTAATTTAGGTATATTTCAGTTACTGAAGGCTCATGACAGATACAGTCCATATTTGTATGATGCCAAGTAATTGGTTTCCGAGTGTAGTAGTGACATCCACTGGAGTCAGGTAGCGAGTGTTCCGGCTCTTGCAGGTTTTCAGAGCCTTGTGATACTTATTCAAAGAAGTTCATTTCAAGTTTTTCGTTTACTTTTGCTATGTTAGGAAGTAGAAAGTTTATCTGCTGTTCTCCTCTCTGCCAGTAATGCAGATTTACCAATGTGAAGCGTAGGTATGTAACagtatgaaaatttcacaccgcggtaatagtgaccaaaattatcacggtTATCAGTATACCacggtattttttaaaatgtcttcaaaatgttgaaaaacattgataaattgaaataatttcatcaagatttatattcaaatatatttattaaatattaaaattttcCAAATCcaaaaaccttaacaaaacactgcaaaatcaacattaaataattataaaagaatgtatcaaaactgtgcaaaataggtcatttgctttttgtgatgaggcagcctgtttttgaaatgtgtcctttaatgtctgcgttACAGTGGTAGAATGAgttgtagtggcagcagcactcgattggccagcagaccctctctgtgaaaaaaattaatgaaaatgtcattattaattattactgtcactgttacttaatattaagggtgcaaccaacagatcacaaaactcacaatttagatcatatcacttttgtgaggaacaggttggataattttcttagatcaaaacaaaacggattattgttgttaaatgaattatgaatactctattttggctcttatcTCTATCTAGACAcatgttatattcaccattttatattattctttatatacagtctattctacaaataatccacaagtattatatatttctgatattacttatatatATTGGCtgttagggctgcacgattctggaaaaaatgtgaaacccgatttttttgcttagaattgagatcacgattctctggcacgatttttttcacaaaatgtttattgcattgATGAAGttgaacaaaaccaaaaaaaaaaacatgatagtatggcagatactactatgcctctgccaaagcaatgtttttttgttcatttcaagttctatcattggatgagaaattatttttacacaagtaaaaaaaaaaacattagccTCCcgagatgagagggcatccttttatacctcatgttgtacagtgtttattggggccgtatcttaagctaggtgatatgtgatagctgctgtgatcggctttctaaaacggaggcataattttcttccttttccaaaagccgcctcagaggtaaaggtaaacatgtgatgtgacgtgaagcccgacgttgggctgtgagcagttgacaacgaatttgtcttcaaaataagagctttacattacaccccattggagtttagagctgggttcttagcggggggcttttaatttgaaagtagcgaccgttcctagattgtggctacaacaacaagctaacacaaccatacagctagagatccaggagacgctagcatctcctgatctcagcggctgtccagttgctcatctagcaggcgaggcggaaatcggcggaccaaaacagacccccaatttgctgccctctgtctaaaaccgcggacctagccgccaaaaggacgggcagattcgcggcttgctgccccgtctaaaaacggcttctcactcactccttccatacacttaactgcaggcgggcttccgccactgaatcacgtgttgtaaagacgctttaccacaggttgagggcggaggcagcggcagtgctgcgtttgggggcgcttcaaaaaatccgggaggaaaataggagcattgtttgtgattcagctcgagatataaaatgcttcagaatcgctgtgtgtagatatgagatcacgtgtatgtgtgaatcgagatcgcgattttttaacgattttttgtgcagccctattggctgtctgtctctctgtctgcctgctcgtctgttgtcaatggactcggtcaatctgattggtcagatggctGCTGAGGCACAGGTAAACGCTGCTCCGgtgaacggagctgagatgaaagtcagtcatctcagtcagtttgtgttcactaactcagtccacccagtacgtgtttgtATCAAATCCTACTCAGTGCAGCTCagcatcaatatttggggaattatcAGGTCGACTTTAAGTTTACAGTTAATAAGCGGTTCAGATAACGtgccaaatcacggatcaacttcgttccgttataccactatctggtcagtttacattggtgacaacagcaaattagacagagaaaagtCGACATGCACATACATCTTGCAACCGAGCTTAAGGGTAGCTTACCTTGCATTCGCTGAACAGTTGCGGGTGATGgtcgtaaagtgaaagtaagtaaattggaGGTGTTGCCGCCCCTCGCAACAACTTTGTTCTCGAAGCTTCTGCAGACAGGGCTGCCATCCTTgaccagctgtccctgagcattcttataatAACCAAAATACGCCCAGACTACAGATTTGGCTCTCTTTGAAGGCGGAAAAATGCCGTGAGGGCCGCCACTATCTTTtcctccctccgccatgtcttcttcactacataacatGCGCACGTTGCACGCTGCGCATGCGCCTCGAGTTTTCCACACCGTGGTTAACGACCgcggcggttaccatggtaattaaaacttaaacggtaaccttcacTGTCGGGAATTTTACCATG
This genomic window from Sparus aurata chromosome 13, fSpaAur1.1, whole genome shotgun sequence contains:
- the hlcs gene encoding biotin--protein ligase isoform X3, translated to MLITLCYVYLWVRFHKCYSVLIRHSLSRLNSSRFSFSFGVCSSSASAAATSSPIGRLTAARRQPCPVPPEDTVFLQLGDKAVYVTEPQACDDLSNWTVLLESSLVCGPRLENISFIIEATGQRLGCHSPHTANKKVLKWSDYCLPLACSPSQPFRAVAQASVDNFSQLGVAFIEDRLHLDNGLLPSKIVPVLLKESTLSELLKKQCPQTPKTETSVCLSGTETEEGVAEPLLCNLSADHQHQQYRKGSLFLTPEAKRRLEERRGSEPLCNTQDLGAVCGAEVHSLGNHHHMEGHGHHLHLSSCHECLELENSTILSVRYASAENIPDLPDDNSVGLDSGDETLNEVEHDDKGFLGQSGTFGYNSKPPNVLVYTGGCQERFQAVRQLLSECINMEDNIIYPLLPQQTLTDPWLDNTRLLVLAEEETLSPQLQTRFLTYLSQGGRVLGLASTLCPAGLCLEVRERRCGQVSRLSFTREDSTELELNLLASGKVYIRDTQGGGEVELWGELKGDVPHQRDMVIVRVTHGRDGGEAVLCQEAKSSFLKFLQTHADQNGLLTLPKVSLKMTSCSELKDGLMPPEGPLALVMDSTDSKSWAQFSMETYSKNLKTSLLGHTLLYAEVVTSTMDLLEGLTLHLPKDVGVLAVAAQQSQGKGRGKNVWLSPLGCAMFTLRVQVELSSRLGQRIPFLQHLAALAVVEAVRTLPGYQDIDLRVKWPNDIYYSNLMKLGGVLVNSTVIGSTFHLLIGCGFNVTNSNPTVCINDLIQQHNRQHNCSLQPLSCTQLIARTVNCLEDLISSFQQGGPDAVLPIYYKRWLHSGTRVRLWSEDGLEAEVVGLDQNGFLKVYSKEQGVVSLEPDGNSFDMLKNLVVIKQH